A genome region from Piliocolobus tephrosceles isolate RC106 chromosome 8, ASM277652v3, whole genome shotgun sequence includes the following:
- the NEUROD6 gene encoding neurogenic differentiation factor 6, with translation MLTLPFDESVVMPESQMCRKFSRECEDQKQIKKPESFSKQIVLRGKSIKRAPGEETEKEEEEEDREEEDENGLPRRRGLRKKKTTKLRLERVKFRRQEANARERNRMHGLNDALDNLRKVVPCYSKTQKLSKIETLRLAKNYIWALSEILRIGKRPDLLTFVQNLCKGLSQPTTNLVAGCLQLNARSFLMGQGGEAAHHTRSPYSTFYPPYHSPELTTPPGHGTLDNSKSMKPYNYCSAYESFYESTSPECASPQFEGPLSPPPINYNGIFSLKQEETLDYGKNYNYGMHYCAVPPRGPLGQGAMFRLPTDSHFPYDLHLRSQSLTMQDELNAVFHN, from the coding sequence ATGTTAACACTACCGTTTGATGAGTCTGTTGTAATGCCAGAATCCCAGATGTGCAGAAAGTTTTCTAGAGAATGCGAGGACCAGAAGCAAATTAAGAAACCAGAAAGCTTTTCCAAACAGATTGTCCTTCGAGGAAAAAGCATCAAAAGGGCCCCTGGAGAAGAAAccgagaaagaagaagaggaggaagacagggaagaggaagatgaaaatGGGTTGCCTAGAAGGAGGggtcttaggaaaaaaaagacaaccaagCTGCGATTGGAAAGGGTCAAGTTCAGGAGACAGGAAGCAAACGCGCGCGAGAGGAACAGGATGCATGGCCTCAACGACGCTCTGGACAACTTAAGAAAAGTGGTCCCCTGCTATTCTAAAACCCAGAAACTGTCCAAAATAGAGACTTTACGACTGGCCAAAAACTACATCTGGGCACTTTCTGAAATTCTGAGAATCGGCAAGAGACCAGATCTGCTCACATTCGTCCAAAACTTATGCAAAGGTCTTTCCCAGCCAACTACAAACTTGGTGGCAGGCTGCTTGCAGCTCAACGCCAGGAGTTTCCTGATGGGTCAGGGTGGGGAGGCTGCGCACCACACAAGGTCACCCTACTCTACCTTCTACCCACCCTACCACAGTCCTGAGCTCACCACTCCCCCAGGGCATGGGACTCTTGATAATTCCAAGTCCATGAAACCCTACAATTATTGCAGTGCGTATGAATCCTTCTACGAAAGTACTTCCCCTGAGTGTGCCAGCCCCCAGTTTGAAGGTCCCTTAAGTCCTCCCCCAATTAACTATAATGGGATATTTTCCCTGAAGCAAGAAGAAACCTTGGACTATGGCAAAAATTACAATTACGGCATGCATTACTGTGCAGTGCCACCCAGGGGTCCCCTTGGGCAGGGTGCCATGTTCAGGTTGCCCACCGACAGCCACTTCCCTTACGACTTACATCTGCGCAGCCAATCTCTCACCATGCAAGATGAATTAAATGCAGTTTTTCATAattaa